A window of the Brassica oleracea var. oleracea cultivar TO1000 chromosome C1, BOL, whole genome shotgun sequence genome harbors these coding sequences:
- the LOC106309035 gene encoding uncharacterized protein LOC106309035: MASKIVSAIVFVFNLIAFGLAVAAEQRRSTAKVVQDTEVQYNYCVYDSDRATGYGVGAFLFSVASQFVIMLVSRCFCCGKPLKPGGSRALALVLFIVSWIFFLIAEICLLAGSVENAYHTKYRTMFMDNPPDCQTLRKGVFAAGASFVFFNAIVSQFYYFFYSSAADASLSPY, from the exons ATGGCGTCGAAGATTGTCTCAGCCATAGTCTTTGTGTTCAACCTTATTGCCTTTGGTCTAGCCGTGGCTGCTGAGCAAAGACGAAGCACG GCAAAGGTTGTGCAGGACACTGAGGTGCAATACAACTATTGTGTGTATGATTCGGACAGAGCCACAGGATATGGAGTTGGAGCCTTTTTGTTCTCAGTGGCTAGTCAATTTGTTATCATGCTCGTCAGCCGCTGCTTCTGTTGTGGAAAGCCTCTCAAACCTGGTGGTTCACGTGCTCTTGCCCTTGTTCTCTTCATTGTCAGCTG GATATTCTTCTTAATAGCGGAGATATGTCTATTAGCTGGATCCGTAGAGAATGCATACCACACAAAGTACAGGACAATGTTCATGGACAATCCTCCTGATTGTCAAACTCTTCGCAAGGGTGTCTTCGCTGCGGGTGCCTCCTTTGTCTTCTTCAACGCCATTGTCTCTCAGTTCTATTATTTCTTCTACTCCTCTGCTGCTGACGCCTCCCTCTCCCCTTACTAG
- the LOC106308210 gene encoding stem-specific protein TSJT1-like produces the protein MLAIFHEAFAHPPEELYSPASEKCSKQPKLPEETLNDFLSRHSDNTFSMSFGKAAVLAYVRPSASFSVHQRLFCGFDDIYCLFFGSLNNLCQLNKQYGLTKTTNEAMFVIEAYRTLRDRGPYPADQVVKDLDGSFAFVVYDSKAGSVFTALGSDGGVKLFWGIAADGSVVISDDLDVIKEGCAKSFAPFPTGCMFHSEGGLMSFEHPMNKIKAMPRVDSEGVLCGANFKVDVYTRVNSIPRRGSEANWSL, from the exons ATGTTGGCTATATTTCACGAGGCTTTTGCTCACCCGCCGGAGGAACTCTACAGTCCGGCGTCTGAGAAATGCTCTAAACAGCCCAAACTTCCAGAAGAAACATTAAACGACTTCTTGTCTCGTCACTCTGACAACACTTTCTCCATGTCTTTCGGAAAAGCAGCTGTTCTTGCTTACGTTCGTCCCTCTGCTTCCTTCTCCGTCCACCAGAG GTTGTTCTGTGGGTTTGATGACATCTACTGTCTCTTCTTTGGGAGCTTGAACAATCTGTGTCAGCTAAACAAGCAATATGGTCTGACCAAGACAACAAACGAGGCCATGTTTGTGATTGAGGCTTATAGGACTCTTAGAGACAGAGGTCCTTATCCAGCTGATCAGGTTGTCAAGGATTTAGATGGTAGCTTTGCCTTTGTTGTTTATGATAGCAAAGCTGGTTCTGTCTTCACGGCTCTG GGATCTGATGGAGGAGTGAAGCTGTTTTGGGGAATAGCTGCTGATGGATCTGTAGTGATATCAGATGATTTGGATGTTATCAAAGAGGGTTGTGCTAAATCTTTTGCTCCTTTTCCTACAG GATGTATGTTCCACAGTGAAGGAGGGCTAATGAGCTTTGAGCATCCGATGAACAAGATAAAGGCGATGCCGAGAGTGGACAGTGAAGGAGTCCTATGTGGTGCTAACTTCAAGGTGGATGTGTATACGCGTGTTAACAGTATCCCTCGTCGAGGAAGTGAAGCCAATTGGTCTCTCTGA
- the LOC106308201 gene encoding protochlorophyllide reductase B, chloroplastic, whose translation MALQAAPLVSSAFSVRKDGKLNASSSSFKDSSLFGASITEHGSSSLRFKRELSVRNVAIRAQTAATSSPSITKSSVDGKKTLRKGNVVVTGASSGLGLATAKALAETGKWHVIMACRDFLKAERAAKSAGMPKDSYTVMHLDLASLDSVRQFVDNFRRSEMPLDVLVCNAAVYFPTAKEPTYSAEGFELSVATNHLGHFLLSRLLLDDLKKSDYPSKRLIIVGSITGNTNTLAGNVPPKANLGDLRGLAGGLNGLNSSAMIDGGDFDGAKAYKDSKVCNMLTMQEFHRRYHEETGITFASLYPGCIASTGLFREHIPLFRTLFPPFQKYITKGYVSETESGKRLAQVVSDPSLTKSGVYWSWNKASASFENQLSEEASDVEKARKVWEISEKLVGLA comes from the exons ATGGCCCTTCAAGCTGCCCCTTTGGTCTCCTCTGCTTTCTCTGTCCGAAAAGATGGAAAGTTGAATGCTTCTTCATCATCCTTCAAGGACTCAAGTCTCTTTGGTGCCTCCATTACCGAACATGGCTCTTCCTCATTAAGATTCAAG AGAGAACTTAGCGTGAGAAATGTAGCGATTAGGGCCCAAACCGCTGCAACTTCAAGCCCCTCCATCACAAAATCTTCAGTTGACGGCAAGAAGACCTTGAGGAAAGGTAACGTGGTGGTCACGGGAGCTTCGTCAGGGTTAGGTCTGGCCACGGCTAAAGCTCTCGCCGAGACAGGTAAATGGCACGTGATAATGGCGTGCAGGGACTTCCTCAAAGCCGAGAGAGCAGCCAAATCCGCAGGGATGCCTAAAGACAGCTACACGGTGATGCATCTAGACTTAGCTTCGTTAGACAGCGTGAGACAGTTCGTTGATAACTTCAGGAGATCGGAGATGCCTCTCGATGTTTTGGTCTGCAACGCTGCTGTCTATTTCCCGACGGCTAAAGAACCTACCTACAGCGCAGAAGGGTTTGAGCTCAGCGTTGCGACTAATCATTTGGGACACTTTCTTCTCTCGAGGTTGTTGCTTGATGACTTGAAGAAATCTGATTACCCTTCAAAGCGTCTCATCATTGTCGGATCCATTACAG GGAACACGAATACATTGGCTGGTAATGTACCACCTAAAGCTAACCTCGGAGACTTGAGAGGTTTAGCCGGTGGATTGAACGGTTTGAACAGTTCGGCGATGATTGATGGAGGAGATTTCGACGGTGCAAAGGCTTACAAAGACAGCAAAGTGTGCAACATGCTGACGATGCAAGAGTTTCACAGACGTTACCATGAAGAAACAGGAATCACATTCGCCTCGCTTTACCCTGGTTGCATCGCGTCTACTGGTTTATTCAGAGAGCACATTCCTCTTTTCCGTACCCTCTTCCCTCCGTTTCAGAAGTACATCACTAAAGGATATGTGTCCGAGACAGAGTCTGGCAAAAGACTTGCTCAG GTGGTGAGTGATCCGAGCTTGACGAAATCAGGAGTGTACTGGAGCTGGAACAAGGCTTCGGCTTCTTTCGAGAATCAGTTATCGGAAGAAGCAAGCGATGTTGAGAAGGCTCGTAAAGTGTGGGAGATCAGTGAGAAGCTCGTTGGCTTGGCCTAA